The proteins below come from a single Vibrio natriegens NBRC 15636 = ATCC 14048 = DSM 759 genomic window:
- a CDS encoding amidohydrolase family protein, whose translation MNYLIKNANSVFSPQQDVKDIRIQNGVITELGQNLLPNESEKLVDATNCVVYPGMVNTHHHIAQSILKGIPAGMNHGLGDWLASVPYRYWPQITPEIMYSAAKLGFYELLRSGATTCADHHYLYHASSSQELEDVLWQAADEMGIRLVLCRGGATVKGTHKGLAKAGVVPESAEQMISRLEHTRSRYHQEGGSAMRKLVVAPTTIAHSATPSDLKLMAEYARSQKLRMHSHLLEVDFDNEQAFAKYGMSAVEFAQSCDWLGDDVWFAHLVQASEADIQRLAETKTGIAHCPTSNCRLGSGIAPVIDMAKAGMPISLGVDGSASAESGSMLQELNLTWLIHRAQNGPDATTLEQVLEWGSKGGADILGLTNVGEIKEGYAADLVLYDLNQPRLSGCHSSLMAPIMCGEPASVKVSFVNGRIVYQQEQDAQYGYLVEEVRNSIAELNQRVAKLES comes from the coding sequence ATGAACTACTTAATTAAAAATGCCAATAGTGTGTTTTCTCCTCAACAAGATGTAAAAGATATTCGAATTCAGAATGGTGTCATTACTGAGCTGGGACAGAACTTACTTCCTAATGAAAGCGAAAAATTGGTCGATGCGACAAATTGTGTTGTTTACCCGGGAATGGTTAATACGCATCACCATATCGCTCAATCCATATTAAAAGGGATCCCGGCAGGCATGAATCATGGCTTAGGTGATTGGCTAGCGAGCGTTCCATATCGCTATTGGCCTCAAATTACACCGGAGATCATGTATTCCGCTGCTAAGTTGGGTTTCTATGAGTTACTTCGCTCTGGTGCGACGACCTGTGCTGACCACCACTATCTTTATCATGCGAGCTCCAGCCAAGAGTTAGAAGATGTTCTTTGGCAGGCTGCTGACGAAATGGGAATACGCTTGGTCTTATGTCGGGGAGGGGCAACAGTTAAAGGCACGCACAAAGGGTTAGCGAAAGCTGGTGTTGTTCCAGAATCTGCAGAGCAAATGATTTCACGTTTAGAGCATACTCGTAGTCGTTACCATCAAGAAGGTGGATCTGCGATGCGTAAGCTGGTCGTTGCACCAACCACAATCGCTCATTCTGCAACGCCTAGCGATCTCAAATTAATGGCTGAGTATGCCAGAAGTCAAAAATTGAGAATGCACTCCCATCTTCTAGAAGTGGACTTTGATAATGAGCAAGCATTCGCTAAGTACGGAATGAGTGCGGTTGAGTTTGCACAGAGCTGTGACTGGCTGGGTGATGATGTATGGTTTGCTCATTTGGTCCAAGCGAGTGAGGCTGATATTCAGCGGTTAGCGGAGACGAAAACGGGAATCGCTCATTGCCCAACATCTAACTGCCGTCTGGGGAGTGGCATCGCACCAGTCATTGATATGGCCAAAGCGGGCATGCCTATTTCACTGGGAGTCGATGGCTCCGCGTCTGCTGAATCAGGATCGATGCTGCAAGAGCTCAACCTGACTTGGTTAATACACAGAGCACAAAATGGTCCAGATGCGACAACATTGGAACAAGTCCTGGAATGGGGCAGTAAAGGAGGAGCTGATATCTTAGGTCTTACCAATGTGGGGGAAATAAAAGAAGGTTACGCGGCAGACCTCGTCCTTTATGATCTCAATCAGCCTCGTTTGTCAGGCTGTCACTCTTCACTAATGGCTCCAATTATGTGTGGTGAACCTGCGTCGGTTAAAGTGAGCTTTGTCAATGGGCGCATTGTCTATCAGCAAGAGCAAGATGCGCAGTACGGCTATTTAGTCGAAGAAGTAAGAAATTCGATCGCTGAACTCAATCAACGAGTGGCGAAATTAGAGTCATAA